A region of Mammaliicoccus sp. Dog046 DNA encodes the following proteins:
- the thrS gene encoding threonine--tRNA ligase, with protein MSVINVKFPDGNVKEFEQGTTTEEIAQSISPGLRKKAVAGKFNQQLVDLTRPLESDGDIEIVTPGSNEALEVLRHSTAHLMAQALQRLYGDVKFGVGPVIEGGFYYDVDTEHKISSDDFEAIEKEMKQIINENFKVERKVVSRDEAKAFFSNDEYKLELIDAIPEDENVTLYSQGEFTDLCRGVHVPSTSKIKEFKLLSTAGAYWRGDSNNKMLQRIYGTAFFDKKELKAHLKVLEERKERDHRKIGKELELFTTNQDIGAGLPLWLPNGATIRRELERYIVDKEVEMGYDHVYTPIMANVDFYKKSGHWDHYQEDMFPTMDLGNEELVLRPMNCPHHMMIYKNSRHSYRELPIRIAELGMMHRYEASGAVSGLQRVRGMTLNDAHIFVRPDQIKEEFKRVVNMILDVYKDFGFEDYTFRLSLRDPEDKEKYFDDDEMWNRAQAVLKEVIDEMEIPYEEAIGEAAFYGPKLDVQVKTAMGKEETLSTAQLDFLLPERFDLNYIGNDGEEHRPVVIHRGVISTMERFTAFLIEETKGVFPVWLAPKQVEIIPVNVDMHYEYARSLQDELKSQGVRVHIDDRNEKMGYKIREAQMQKIPYQLVVGDKEVENQEVNVRQYGSKDSKTVEKDEFIWSLVDDIRLKK; from the coding sequence ATGAGTGTTATAAATGTTAAGTTTCCAGATGGTAATGTAAAAGAGTTTGAGCAAGGCACTACAACTGAAGAAATCGCTCAATCTATTAGTCCTGGTTTAAGAAAAAAAGCTGTTGCTGGTAAATTTAATCAACAATTAGTAGATTTAACTAGACCATTGGAAAGCGATGGGGATATCGAAATCGTTACACCAGGTAGTAATGAAGCATTAGAAGTGTTAAGACACTCTACAGCTCACCTTATGGCACAAGCCTTACAAAGATTATATGGAGATGTTAAGTTTGGTGTCGGTCCAGTAATTGAAGGTGGATTCTACTATGATGTAGATACAGAACACAAAATTTCTAGCGATGATTTTGAAGCGATTGAAAAAGAAATGAAACAAATTATAAATGAAAACTTCAAAGTTGAACGTAAAGTCGTAAGTAGAGATGAAGCGAAAGCATTTTTCAGTAACGATGAATATAAATTAGAATTGATTGATGCAATTCCTGAAGATGAAAATGTTACTTTATATTCACAAGGCGAATTTACAGATCTTTGTCGCGGAGTACATGTACCATCAACTTCAAAAATCAAAGAATTTAAATTACTTTCTACAGCTGGTGCGTATTGGCGTGGAGATTCAAATAATAAAATGTTACAACGTATATATGGTACAGCTTTCTTCGATAAGAAAGAATTAAAAGCGCACTTAAAAGTATTAGAAGAAAGAAAAGAACGTGACCATAGAAAAATTGGTAAAGAGCTTGAATTATTCACTACAAATCAAGATATTGGTGCTGGATTACCTTTATGGTTACCAAATGGTGCTACAATTAGACGCGAATTAGAACGTTATATTGTAGATAAAGAAGTAGAAATGGGTTATGACCATGTGTATACACCAATCATGGCGAATGTAGACTTCTATAAAAAATCAGGGCACTGGGATCACTATCAAGAAGATATGTTCCCAACTATGGATTTAGGAAATGAAGAACTTGTACTTCGACCAATGAACTGTCCGCATCATATGATGATTTATAAAAACAGTCGCCACTCATATCGTGAACTGCCAATTAGAATTGCAGAATTAGGTATGATGCATAGATATGAAGCAAGTGGTGCTGTTTCAGGGCTTCAACGTGTTCGTGGAATGACTTTAAACGATGCGCATATATTTGTAAGACCTGATCAAATTAAAGAAGAATTTAAACGCGTAGTAAATATGATACTTGATGTATACAAAGACTTTGGTTTTGAAGATTATACATTTAGATTGAGTTTACGTGATCCAGAAGATAAAGAAAAGTACTTCGATGACGATGAAATGTGGAATCGTGCACAAGCTGTACTTAAAGAAGTTATCGATGAAATGGAAATACCATACGAAGAAGCAATTGGTGAAGCGGCATTCTACGGTCCTAAATTAGATGTTCAAGTGAAGACTGCGATGGGTAAAGAAGAAACACTTTCAACTGCTCAGTTAGACTTCTTATTACCAGAACGTTTTGATTTGAATTATATTGGAAATGATGGGGAAGAACATCGTCCAGTTGTAATTCATAGAGGTGTTATTTCTACAATGGAACGTTTTACTGCATTCTTAATAGAAGAAACTAAAGGTGTATTCCCAGTTTGGTTAGCACCTAAGCAAGTAGAAATCATTCCTGTTAATGTAGATATGCATTATGAATATGCAAGATCATTACAAGATGAATTGAAATCTCAAGGTGTTCGTGTGCATATTGATGATAGAAACGAAAAAATGGGTTATAAAATCCGTGAAGCGCAAATGCAAAAAATTCCTTATCAACTCGTTGTAGGCGATAAAGAAGTAGAAAATCAAGAAGTGAATGTTCGTCAATATGGCTCAAAAGATTCAAAAACAGTAGAAAAAGATGAATTCATTTGGAGTTTAGTTGATGATATTAGGTTGAAAAAGTAA
- a CDS encoding glyceraldehyde-3-phosphate dehydrogenase yields MKKNIAINGLGRIGRMVLRGSLKSDHLNIVAINASYPAETIAHLIKYDSTHGKLEDEIKAVDDGIVINGHKILLVSERDPNLLPWETLNIDIVIEATGKFNHGDKAQAHINAGAKKVILTGPSKGGEVQTIVRGVNDCDLDLNSFDIISNASCTTNCLSPVAKVLNDEFGIENGLMTTVHAFTNDQKNLDNPHKDLRRARSCADSIIPTSTGAAKALSLVLPELEGKMHGMALRVPTSNVSLVDLVVDLKTDVSVEQVNEALRRASQGALKGILDISDEPLVSIDFNTNPHSAIVDEQTTMVIGSNKVKVLAWYDNEWGYSMRVVELAEQVASILSATREQKIS; encoded by the coding sequence ATGAAGAAAAATATTGCAATTAATGGTTTAGGAAGAATTGGAAGAATGGTGTTAAGGGGTTCATTGAAATCAGATCATTTAAATATTGTCGCAATAAATGCTTCTTATCCTGCTGAAACGATTGCACACTTAATTAAATATGACTCAACTCATGGCAAGTTAGAAGATGAAATTAAAGCTGTTGATGATGGTATTGTGATTAATGGCCATAAAATACTACTCGTTTCTGAGAGAGACCCAAATTTATTACCGTGGGAGACTTTAAATATTGATATTGTTATAGAAGCAACTGGAAAGTTTAATCACGGAGATAAAGCACAAGCACATATAAATGCAGGTGCTAAAAAAGTGATATTAACTGGTCCATCTAAAGGTGGAGAAGTTCAAACGATAGTTCGCGGTGTAAATGACTGTGATTTAGATTTAAATTCATTTGATATTATATCGAATGCTTCTTGTACGACGAACTGTTTAAGTCCAGTTGCAAAAGTACTCAATGATGAATTCGGTATTGAAAATGGATTGATGACAACAGTACATGCATTTACTAACGATCAGAAAAATTTAGATAATCCACATAAAGATTTAAGAAGAGCGCGTTCATGTGCAGATAGCATTATACCTACATCAACTGGCGCTGCAAAAGCTTTATCACTCGTATTACCTGAACTTGAAGGTAAAATGCATGGTATGGCATTAAGAGTACCAACGTCGAATGTTTCACTTGTAGATTTAGTAGTAGATTTAAAAACAGATGTCTCTGTAGAACAAGTGAATGAAGCTTTAAGACGTGCAAGTCAAGGTGCGTTAAAAGGCATCTTAGACATTAGTGATGAACCATTAGTTTCAATCGACTTTAATACAAACCCACATTCAGCAATTGTTGATGAGCAAACAACAATGGTTATCGGTTCAAATAAAGTGAAAGTACTTGCTTGGTACGACAATGAGTGGGGCTATTCAATGAGAGTGGTTGAACTAGCAGAACAAGTTGCGAGTATTTTATCAGCTACGAGAGAACAAAAAATATCTTAA
- the polA gene encoding DNA polymerase I — protein sequence MGKLVLIDGNSLSFRAFFALPLLTNKAGVYTNAIYGFTMILDKIIKEEEPTHFMVAFDAGKTTFRNNMYSEYKGGREKTPDELRSQLPYIRQLVESYNIKHYELENYEADDIIGTLSKQADEQKLQTIIITGDRDLTQLASKHVTIYYTKKGVTDIDHYTPTFIAEKYDGLVPDQIIDMKGLMGDKSDNIPGVPGIGEKTAIKLLKQFETVEGVYEHIDELKKSKMKEKLIENEESAKLSKALATINRDSPIEVKIDDLKLIETDNEEKIKLFKTLEFKQLLDQMDASTEASDDRVIEYKNDLQDFDFEKTTSASIHFETNENNYLKADILGFAIQTTDKTFVVTEDELKNNTQLRDWLESANVEFSTYDAKKTIILCKRLGIKLNQVHFDTMLASYILDPSRTIDDIYSVVSEYGIFYVNNDESIYGKGKKLHVPENDILFENIAKKVMAIFETKDKMIELLEERNQLRLHDDLELPLASVLAEMEYIGISVDKETLIEMQTDLKVRLDKLIEQIHEHAGSDFNINSPKQLGVVLFEDLKLPIIKKTKTGYSTAVDVLEQLRNEHPIIEDILVYRQLSKLQSTYIEGLQKMITDEGKIHTRFNQTLAQTGRLSSIEPNLQNIPIRLEEGRKIRKAFRPSKPNHVIFAADYSQIELRVLADITSDEHMKEAFTAQEDIHTTTAMRVFNVEKEDVTSNMRRQAKAVNFGIVYGISDYGLSQSLGITRKEAKKFIDDYLDSFPKVKEYMDTIVQDAKQKGYVETLLHRRRYTPDITNRNFNLRSFAERTAMNTPIQGSAADIIKLAMVQFSQKMKDADFNATLLLQVHDELIFEVPEGEIEAFKPFVEEIMNHALDLSVPLSVESSYGETWYDAK from the coding sequence GTGGGAAAATTAGTATTAATTGATGGTAATAGCTTATCATTTAGAGCGTTTTTTGCATTGCCTTTATTGACAAATAAAGCAGGTGTTTATACGAATGCAATTTATGGTTTTACAATGATATTAGATAAAATTATTAAAGAAGAAGAGCCGACGCATTTTATGGTTGCATTTGATGCTGGGAAGACGACTTTTAGAAATAATATGTATAGTGAATATAAAGGTGGTCGTGAAAAGACACCGGATGAATTAAGAAGCCAGTTACCATATATTAGACAACTGGTAGAAAGTTATAATATTAAACATTATGAATTGGAAAATTATGAAGCGGATGACATTATAGGTACGCTTTCAAAACAAGCGGATGAGCAAAAGCTACAAACCATTATCATTACTGGGGATCGAGATTTAACACAACTAGCGAGTAAACATGTAACAATTTATTATACTAAAAAGGGTGTTACAGATATTGATCATTACACGCCTACTTTTATTGCTGAAAAATATGACGGTTTAGTTCCTGACCAAATCATTGATATGAAAGGTCTAATGGGGGATAAATCCGATAACATTCCTGGTGTTCCTGGAATAGGCGAAAAAACAGCGATAAAATTACTTAAACAATTTGAAACGGTTGAAGGTGTTTATGAACACATAGATGAATTGAAAAAATCAAAAATGAAAGAAAAATTGATTGAAAATGAAGAAAGTGCCAAGTTAAGTAAGGCATTAGCTACAATTAATAGAGATAGCCCTATAGAAGTGAAGATAGATGATTTGAAATTAATAGAAACTGATAATGAAGAGAAAATTAAACTATTTAAAACATTAGAGTTTAAACAATTACTTGATCAAATGGATGCTAGTACAGAAGCATCAGATGATCGCGTTATAGAATATAAAAACGATTTACAAGATTTTGATTTTGAAAAAACAACAAGTGCTTCAATTCATTTTGAAACAAACGAAAATAATTATTTGAAAGCAGATATTCTTGGATTTGCGATTCAAACAACAGACAAAACATTTGTTGTTACTGAAGATGAGTTGAAAAATAATACCCAGCTTCGTGATTGGTTGGAAAGTGCTAATGTTGAGTTTTCAACTTATGATGCTAAAAAGACAATCATATTATGTAAGAGACTAGGTATTAAATTGAATCAAGTTCATTTTGATACGATGTTAGCAAGTTATATATTAGACCCATCTAGAACGATAGATGATATATATTCTGTCGTTTCTGAATATGGCATTTTTTATGTAAATAATGATGAAAGTATTTATGGAAAAGGCAAAAAGTTACACGTTCCAGAAAATGATATCTTATTTGAAAATATCGCGAAAAAAGTGATGGCTATTTTTGAAACAAAAGATAAAATGATTGAATTATTAGAAGAAAGAAATCAATTGCGCTTGCATGATGATCTTGAATTGCCTTTAGCAAGTGTATTAGCAGAGATGGAGTACATCGGTATATCAGTTGATAAAGAAACGTTAATTGAAATGCAAACTGATTTAAAAGTGCGTTTAGATAAATTGATTGAACAAATCCATGAACATGCAGGGTCAGACTTTAATATCAATTCACCTAAACAACTAGGTGTTGTATTATTTGAAGATCTAAAATTACCAATTATTAAAAAAACAAAGACTGGATATTCAACTGCTGTTGACGTTTTAGAACAATTAAGAAACGAACATCCGATTATCGAAGACATTTTAGTTTATAGACAGTTATCTAAATTACAATCTACTTATATTGAAGGATTGCAGAAGATGATAACTGACGAAGGTAAAATTCATACAAGATTTAATCAAACGTTGGCACAAACAGGTAGATTAAGTTCAATTGAACCAAATCTACAAAACATACCAATTAGATTAGAAGAAGGTAGAAAAATTAGAAAAGCGTTTCGACCTAGTAAGCCGAATCATGTCATATTTGCTGCCGATTATTCTCAAATTGAATTAAGAGTGTTAGCGGATATTACTAGTGACGAGCATATGAAAGAAGCCTTCACTGCACAAGAAGATATTCATACAACGACAGCGATGCGTGTATTTAATGTAGAAAAAGAAGACGTAACATCAAATATGAGAAGACAAGCAAAGGCGGTTAACTTTGGAATTGTATATGGTATTAGTGACTATGGATTAAGCCAAAGTTTAGGCATTACTCGTAAAGAAGCTAAAAAATTCATAGATGATTATTTAGATAGTTTTCCTAAAGTTAAGGAATACATGGATACCATCGTTCAAGATGCAAAGCAAAAAGGATATGTTGAAACGTTGCTTCATAGACGTAGATACACACCGGATATTACAAATAGAAACTTTAACTTAAGAAGTTTTGCTGAAAGAACAGCCATGAATACACCAATTCAAGGTAGCGCAGCGGATATTATAAAACTAGCTATGGTTCAATTTTCTCAAAAAATGAAAGATGCAGATTTTAATGCAACATTATTATTACAAGTACACGATGAATTGATATTTGAAGTACCTGAAGGAGAAATAGAAGCATTTAAGCCATTTGTAGAAGAGATTATGAATCACGCATTAGATTTATCAGTGCCTTTAAGTGTCGAGTCTAGCTATGGTGAGACATGGTACGATGCAAAATAA
- the coaE gene encoding dephospho-CoA kinase (Dephospho-CoA kinase (CoaE) performs the final step in coenzyme A biosynthesis.), which produces MTKVIGLTGGIATGKSTVSRLLEDYNFYIVDADVASRKAVEKGSEGLQQVKDTFGEQAILNGEMNRPYIGSIVFNDEQMREKLNQIIHPIVRNIMEEEKNIGLSNNQNVIMDIPLLFENKLEDTVDETWLVYTTEEIQKQRLMKRNNLSETEAMSRIKSQLSIEDKKLRADEIIDNNKSLDDLKKTLKTFLESKGF; this is translated from the coding sequence ATGACTAAAGTAATTGGTTTAACAGGAGGTATTGCAACTGGTAAATCTACCGTTTCACGATTATTAGAAGATTATAATTTCTATATCGTAGATGCTGATGTTGCAAGTCGTAAAGCAGTTGAAAAAGGAAGCGAAGGACTTCAGCAAGTGAAAGATACTTTTGGAGAACAAGCGATATTAAATGGTGAAATGAATAGACCCTATATAGGATCTATTGTATTTAATGATGAACAAATGAGAGAAAAGTTAAATCAAATTATACATCCTATTGTAAGAAACATTATGGAAGAAGAAAAAAATATTGGTTTAAGTAATAATCAAAATGTCATCATGGATATTCCATTGCTCTTCGAAAATAAACTTGAAGATACCGTTGATGAAACATGGTTAGTTTATACGACGGAAGAAATACAAAAGCAACGTTTAATGAAAAGAAATAACTTAAGTGAAACCGAAGCGATGTCTAGAATAAAGTCGCAGCTTTCAATTGAGGATAAAAAATTACGTGCTGATGAAATTATAGATAATAATAAATCGTTAGATGACTTAAAGAAAACCTTAAAAACTTTTCTTGAAAGCAAAGGATTTTAA
- the nrdR gene encoding transcriptional regulator NrdR has protein sequence MRCPNCKYENSKVVDSRHADDMVAIRRRRECESCGFRFTTFERVELTPLIVVKKDGARQAFNRDKILNGLVRSCEKRPVAYQILEDITNQVEKELRSEGITEISSNDIGEKVMEHLMEVDQVSYVRFASVYREFKDVDQLLKSMQGILKDRK, from the coding sequence ATGAGATGTCCAAATTGTAAGTATGAAAATTCTAAAGTAGTAGATTCGAGACATGCAGATGATATGGTTGCAATTAGAAGAAGAAGAGAATGCGAATCATGCGGTTTTCGTTTCACAACTTTTGAGAGAGTGGAATTAACACCTTTAATCGTTGTAAAAAAAGATGGTGCAAGACAAGCGTTTAATCGTGATAAAATATTAAACGGTCTAGTTCGTTCATGCGAAAAAAGACCTGTTGCATATCAAATATTAGAAGATATAACAAATCAAGTTGAAAAAGAGTTAAGGTCTGAAGGAATTACAGAAATTTCTTCGAATGATATAGGTGAGAAAGTGATGGAACATTTAATGGAAGTGGATCAAGTTTCTTACGTAAGATTTGCATCAGTTTATCGTGAATTTAAAGATGTAGATCAACTATTAAAATCTATGCAAGGTATTTTGAAAGATCGAAAGTAA
- a CDS encoding replication initiation and membrane attachment family protein — MAEYFNGIKPSDGFYVKSNYNYTHIHQDILTSLYTPLIGTDAIGVYLYLSQFNYHNEPLANNHYTIMNDLKVNLSSFRDALDLLEGIGLMRTFHKTNTDEQMFIYMLKQPATAEQFFNDPLLSVYLYQQIGQSRFIALKNRYKDHSISTNGYNEVTKSFTDVFKVPKLSDISTDDSIQIKPDSKNTGLDLSDVKFDFEMLEMLLSNHLISKELLNKQTKEVITQIATLYGITPVEMKSIILKSITSNQTISLQDLRKHARSIYQIEHDGMYPSLELKQGTIKKNTTESSGEVDSLVSWFELLDTTSPIEMLSSFTESEPTVAQKRLVEDIVNREKLPYGVMNILLQYVMFSQSMQLPRAYTEEIASNWKKLKLKSAEEAYNYTKKRDKEIAEKKSERSQKSTGGYKLRSIEKTPEWLLKQKAADANKEDTQQQQEHDPDFEKRKRELQKEMEAFWNEGEK, encoded by the coding sequence ATGGCGGAATATTTTAATGGTATAAAACCAAGTGATGGTTTTTACGTTAAATCGAATTATAATTACACACATATTCATCAAGATATTTTAACAAGTTTATACACGCCATTAATTGGTACAGATGCAATAGGGGTTTATTTATATCTATCGCAATTTAATTACCATAATGAGCCATTAGCAAATAATCATTATACAATAATGAACGATTTGAAAGTTAATCTATCAAGTTTTAGAGATGCGTTAGACTTATTAGAAGGTATAGGTTTGATGAGAACATTTCATAAGACGAATACAGATGAACAAATGTTTATATATATGTTGAAACAACCAGCAACTGCAGAACAATTCTTTAATGACCCGTTACTTTCTGTATATTTATATCAACAAATTGGTCAATCAAGATTTATCGCTTTAAAAAATAGATATAAGGATCATTCGATCTCAACAAATGGATATAATGAAGTGACTAAAAGTTTTACCGATGTATTTAAAGTACCTAAACTTTCAGATATCAGTACAGATGATTCGATTCAAATTAAGCCAGACAGTAAAAATACAGGTTTAGATTTATCGGATGTTAAATTTGATTTTGAAATGTTAGAAATGTTGTTAAGTAATCATTTGATTTCAAAAGAATTGTTGAATAAACAAACGAAAGAAGTCATTACACAAATTGCAACACTATATGGCATTACACCGGTAGAGATGAAGTCAATAATATTGAAATCTATCACAAGTAATCAAACGATTTCCCTTCAAGATTTAAGAAAGCATGCACGTTCAATTTATCAAATTGAACATGATGGCATGTATCCATCATTAGAATTGAAACAAGGAACAATTAAGAAAAACACGACAGAATCAAGTGGGGAAGTAGATTCGCTAGTATCTTGGTTTGAATTACTGGATACGACGAGTCCAATAGAAATGTTGTCTTCCTTTACAGAATCAGAACCAACTGTGGCTCAAAAACGATTAGTTGAGGATATAGTCAATCGCGAAAAATTACCTTATGGCGTAATGAATATTCTGTTGCAATACGTGATGTTCTCTCAAAGTATGCAATTGCCTAGAGCATATACAGAAGAAATTGCTTCGAATTGGAAAAAATTAAAATTAAAATCTGCTGAAGAAGCGTATAATTATACTAAGAAACGTGACAAAGAAATTGCTGAGAAGAAATCTGAACGTAGTCAAAAATCAACTGGTGGTTATAAATTGAGATCTATTGAAAAAACGCCAGAGTGGCTTCTGAAACAAAAAGCAGCAGATGCTAATAAAGAAGATACACAACAACAGCAAGAACATGATCCAGATTTTGAAAAAAGAAAACGAGAGCTCCAAAAAGAAATGGAAGCTTTTTGGAATGAAGGTGAAAAATAA
- the dnaI gene encoding primosomal protein DnaI — MEPLGQHLKQNKEFQKKLDQIKKETLADKDVKAFLTEHRSELTNSIIDTDLDQLQAYKDQSKCCEKCESYGKCINFVKGHRPELYIQNDHIKTRYLPCPNKVAYDEQKFESNLVTAFQMPEETLNATIKDIHVDNESRMNVIKRAMEICNHIVSGEETKGLYIHGPFGTGKSFILGAISNQLKVKKQSSTIIYLPEFIRVLKNGFNDGSFSARFEAVREAEVLLLDDIGAEELTAWVRDEILGPLLHYRMVHKMPTFFSSNFNLNELEEHLSKTRQGVELTKASRIMERVKTLSEEMMLEGKNYRA, encoded by the coding sequence ATGGAACCATTAGGCCAACATTTAAAGCAAAATAAAGAATTTCAGAAAAAATTAGACCAAATTAAAAAAGAGACGTTAGCAGATAAAGATGTTAAGGCATTCTTAACTGAACATCGTTCTGAACTGACGAATAGTATCATTGATACTGATTTGGATCAATTACAAGCATATAAGGATCAATCTAAATGCTGTGAAAAATGTGAAAGCTATGGCAAATGCATCAACTTTGTTAAAGGACATAGACCAGAATTGTATATTCAAAACGATCATATAAAGACCCGTTATTTGCCATGTCCAAATAAAGTTGCATATGATGAGCAGAAGTTTGAATCAAACCTTGTCACTGCATTCCAAATGCCTGAAGAAACATTAAATGCAACGATTAAAGATATCCATGTCGATAATGAATCGAGAATGAATGTGATCAAAAGAGCTATGGAAATTTGTAATCATATTGTATCTGGTGAAGAAACAAAAGGTTTATATATTCATGGTCCATTTGGTACTGGTAAATCATTTATACTAGGTGCAATTTCTAACCAATTAAAAGTTAAAAAACAATCCTCTACGATTATTTATTTACCAGAATTTATTCGCGTTCTAAAAAATGGATTTAATGATGGTTCATTTAGTGCGAGATTTGAAGCAGTTCGTGAAGCAGAAGTATTATTATTAGATGATATTGGTGCAGAAGAGTTAACCGCATGGGTAAGGGACGAAATATTAGGACCATTACTGCATTATAGAATGGTTCATAAAATGCCGACGTTCTTTAGTTCAAACTTCAATTTGAATGAATTAGAAGAGCATTTAAGCAAGACGAGACAAGGTGTCGAACTGACGAAAGCGAGTCGAATTATGGAAAGAGTTAAAACACTTTCTGAAGAGATGATGCTTGAAGGTAAAAATTATAGAGCATAA
- the mutM gene encoding bifunctional DNA-formamidopyrimidine glycosylase/DNA-(apurinic or apyrimidinic site) lyase, with the protein MPELPEVENVKRGIEPKILGATITDVTFSEKVIAGKNSGKATIIKGTSLETFKERTNQYKIVQIYRRSKYIFFELEKNNETKIMMCHFGMTGAFFTVPELEDIGIETHKKHWHVIFQLDNGLKLIYTDIRRFGEIRALEDLHEYPSVLKIAPEPFVTEAYDHYLDKILSKKFISKPIKVGILDHTVIAGCGNIYACEALIRAGVLPTRIVSDLTQIELKRVFKEVVQVLQDGIDSGGSSISDYYNADGEKGTMQEKHLVYGKKICGQCGGTVHQQVIATRNTHYCPNCQK; encoded by the coding sequence ATGCCTGAATTACCAGAAGTAGAAAATGTAAAAAGAGGAATCGAACCTAAAATATTAGGTGCAACAATTACAGACGTTACTTTTTCAGAAAAAGTTATAGCGGGTAAGAATAGTGGAAAAGCAACAATCATAAAAGGCACATCGTTAGAAACATTTAAAGAAAGAACAAATCAATATAAAATCGTTCAAATATATAGAAGAAGTAAATATATATTCTTTGAGTTGGAAAAGAACAACGAAACTAAAATAATGATGTGTCACTTTGGTATGACCGGTGCATTCTTTACTGTTCCTGAATTAGAAGATATAGGAATAGAGACACATAAGAAACATTGGCATGTCATATTTCAATTAGATAATGGTCTAAAACTCATTTATACAGATATAAGAAGATTTGGTGAAATAAGAGCGCTAGAGGATTTGCATGAATATCCTTCAGTATTAAAGATTGCACCTGAACCATTTGTTACAGAAGCTTATGATCATTATTTAGATAAAATATTATCTAAAAAATTCATTTCAAAACCTATCAAAGTAGGAATTTTGGATCACACTGTTATAGCAGGATGTGGCAATATTTATGCATGTGAAGCTTTAATAAGAGCAGGTGTGTTACCGACAAGAATAGTGAGTGATTTAACTCAAATTGAACTGAAAAGAGTATTTAAAGAAGTTGTTCAAGTGCTACAAGATGGTATAGATAGTGGTGGATCGAGTATCTCAGATTACTATAACGCAGATGGTGAAAAAGGTACGATGCAAGAAAAACATTTGGTTTATGGTAAGAAAATCTGCGGTCAATGTGGAGGTACAGTCCACCAGCAAGTCATTGCTACACGAAATACACATTATTGTCCAAATTGTCAAAAGTAG